From Oligoflexia bacterium, a single genomic window includes:
- a CDS encoding DUF393 domain-containing protein: MIKVFYDGACYVCDGEVNHYKKHKKNIAWVNIASPDFEAKQYSLNNNDLQRKLHAINSDGQVFTGIDAFVLIWKTLPKPYPYYAKVIKLPLIYSLAKIAYACFARLRVYLPKKTSCPMPQNNQSKNTLSSGNKKTW, encoded by the coding sequence ATGATCAAAGTGTTTTATGACGGTGCCTGTTATGTTTGTGATGGAGAGGTCAATCATTATAAAAAACATAAAAAAAACATTGCTTGGGTTAACATTGCCTCTCCAGATTTTGAAGCAAAACAGTATTCACTGAATAACAATGATTTACAGCGAAAGCTTCATGCCATCAACAGTGATGGTCAAGTTTTTACCGGTATTGATGCCTTTGTTTTAATCTGGAAAACCTTGCCAAAACCCTACCCTTATTATGCAAAAGTTATTAAACTACCCCTTATTTATTCATTGGCAAAAATAGCTTATGCTTGCTTTGCTAGGTTGCGAGTATACTTACCTAAAAAAACGAGTTGCCCTATGCCACAAAACAATCAATCAAAAAATACTCTATCTTCAGGCAATAAAAAGACATGGTAA
- a CDS encoding glutathione peroxidase, with translation MNLSLLPNKCYLCILTVALINFQTLNSTLQATEKGKTMLLDQKTTLLDGKSIDLSVYAGKVILFVNTASYCGYTPQYKELQKLHERYEKQGFTVIAIPCNNFGNQEPGKPNEIKQFLQENNYAITFPILSKRDALGNEKNTLFQYLTELAPKDGKSLDVQWNFEKFLVNRKQEVVARFRSSVNPLDNEVIAAIEKALQEKP, from the coding sequence ATGAATCTTTCTTTGCTACCCAACAAATGTTATCTCTGTATTTTAACAGTTGCATTAATTAACTTTCAAACCCTCAACTCTACTTTACAAGCAACTGAGAAAGGCAAAACGATGTTATTGGATCAAAAAACAACATTATTAGATGGCAAGAGTATAGATTTAAGCGTGTATGCTGGAAAAGTGATCCTTTTTGTCAACACAGCGTCCTATTGTGGTTATACGCCTCAATACAAAGAGCTACAGAAATTGCATGAACGTTATGAAAAACAAGGCTTTACCGTTATTGCTATACCTTGTAATAATTTTGGCAATCAAGAGCCCGGTAAGCCCAATGAAATCAAACAGTTTTTACAAGAGAACAATTACGCCATTACTTTCCCAATTTTGTCCAAAAGAGATGCACTTGGAAACGAAAAAAACACTCTGTTTCAGTATTTAACTGAGTTAGCTCCAAAAGATGGAAAAAGTTTAGATGTACAATGGAATTTTGAAAAATTTTTAGTCAATCGAAAGCAAGAAGTTGTTGCCCGATTCCGCTCTTCTGTAAACCCCTTAGACAATGAAGTCATTGCAGCCATAGAAAAAGCTTTGCAAGAAAAACCATGA
- a CDS encoding TIGR01777 family oxidoreductase: MNILITGATGFIGQKISLQLIKDQHNLIVIGRSSEKQFRQVFTFPCKYYSWEKLNTLQDDLNIDAVIHLAGASIAGGRWTHKRKKIILDSRVKTAKALFSYFNRINIYPKTFLSASAIGYYNFSQNEVFDEDSPKGDGFLADVCKQWEDASLDFEKNSRRILLRFGLVFDPRDGFLKKMGPLFSTGLAGRIGPGKQWMSWVHIDDLVKAVLFCLKNNTIHGPVNVVSPQACSNVEFTQTLSQTLKQTPFIPVPALALKLILGEMAVLALGSQHVTPKKLSDHHFTFDYPDLKAALKELYAWHTLPYQQIFSDTQWFNHTVDKIFPFFCEAKNLEKITPPLLKFRVLNQSTQSIEPGTLINYKLKIHGIPTKWTTLIKAWQKNTMFIDTQKKGPYKEWQHTHTFQSYPNGTLMLDDVIYRVPMGRLGLIMTGAWVLKDIITIFKYRKIATQNHLR, translated from the coding sequence ATGAACATTTTAATCACAGGAGCAACCGGCTTTATTGGCCAAAAAATAAGCCTTCAGTTAATCAAAGATCAGCACAACTTAATTGTTATTGGTCGTAGCTCAGAAAAACAATTTAGACAGGTCTTTACATTCCCTTGCAAATACTACAGTTGGGAAAAATTAAATACTCTGCAAGATGACCTGAACATAGATGCGGTTATTCACCTTGCTGGAGCTTCTATTGCTGGAGGACGTTGGACACATAAGCGCAAAAAAATAATTCTTGATTCAAGAGTTAAAACGGCAAAAGCCCTGTTCAGTTACTTTAATAGAATAAACATTTACCCAAAAACATTTTTATCTGCTTCTGCAATTGGCTACTACAACTTTAGCCAAAATGAAGTCTTTGATGAAGATTCTCCTAAAGGCGATGGTTTTTTAGCTGATGTCTGTAAACAATGGGAAGATGCATCCTTAGATTTTGAAAAGAACAGCAGACGGATACTTTTGCGTTTTGGTTTGGTATTTGATCCAAGAGATGGTTTTTTAAAAAAAATGGGGCCGTTATTTTCAACTGGGCTTGCTGGTAGAATTGGACCTGGCAAACAATGGATGAGTTGGGTGCATATTGACGACTTGGTAAAAGCCGTTTTATTTTGCTTAAAAAACAACACAATCCATGGTCCGGTTAATGTTGTTTCACCTCAAGCGTGTTCAAACGTTGAGTTTACGCAAACACTGTCCCAAACTTTAAAACAAACACCTTTTATACCTGTACCCGCCTTGGCTCTCAAACTAATTCTAGGTGAGATGGCTGTTCTTGCTCTTGGCAGCCAACATGTTACCCCTAAAAAACTTTCTGATCATCATTTTACTTTTGACTACCCAGACTTAAAAGCTGCACTCAAAGAACTTTACGCTTGGCATACGCTTCCCTACCAACAAATTTTCAGTGATACGCAATGGTTTAATCATACAGTTGATAAGATTTTTCCATTTTTTTGTGAGGCAAAAAACCTAGAAAAAATAACGCCACCTCTACTCAAGTTCCGGGTATTAAACCAGTCTACCCAAAGCATTGAGCCTGGGACGCTTATAAACTATAAACTTAAAATTCATGGTATACCAACCAAGTGGACCACATTAATTAAGGCTTGGCAGAAAAACACTATGTTTATTGATACTCAAAAAAAAGGTCCCTATAAAGAATGGCAACATACCCATACATTTCAATCTTATCCAAACGGAACACTCATGCTAGATGATGTCATCTACAGAGTACCCATGGGACGGCTAGGATTGATAATGACGGGCGCATGGGTTTTAAAAGATATTATAACCATTTTTAAATACCGAAAAATAGCAACTCAAAATCACTTAAGATAA
- a CDS encoding prepilin-type N-terminal cleavage/methylation domain-containing protein — MKNFFYKENGFTILELIIGVAIVSLLASVSIASYQKYIKNAKESEGYIMLRKIVDAELAFAANPIYTNQQGETCRFYEGFVKVESYHEDGGTGFYSTIPPKGKKSQTIAFYGRDLSSNTLDPNASGQCSLSGASYALGAHFPVPQLLDIASSYKPVPGSGGVTVKSEYLEPGYFMYLASRSYAVASETGYSNAYMVQAIADLDGVSPSADRIMDYYADNNLSKAHYTILARGIYIDANGDPKAQPGIFKQREEAYSDASYYSSYNSSGSQSNDCDYLEEVYGIDYCNKYY, encoded by the coding sequence ATGAAAAATTTTTTTTACAAAGAGAATGGATTTACAATTTTAGAGTTGATAATAGGGGTAGCTATTGTAAGCTTGTTGGCTTCAGTGTCTATTGCTTCTTATCAAAAGTATATTAAAAATGCTAAAGAAAGTGAAGGTTATATCATGCTGCGTAAAATAGTTGATGCTGAATTAGCCTTTGCCGCCAACCCAATCTATACTAATCAGCAAGGTGAAACGTGTCGTTTTTATGAAGGGTTTGTTAAAGTTGAGTCGTACCATGAAGACGGTGGGACAGGTTTTTACTCAACAATACCACCCAAAGGTAAGAAATCACAGACTATTGCCTTTTATGGTAGAGATTTATCATCGAATACTCTTGATCCTAATGCTTCTGGTCAATGTTCTCTGTCTGGCGCCTCTTATGCTTTAGGTGCCCATTTTCCTGTTCCACAATTGCTTGATATTGCTTCATCATATAAACCTGTTCCTGGAAGTGGTGGGGTAACTGTAAAAAGTGAATATTTAGAGCCTGGTTATTTTATGTATTTAGCTTCAAGAAGCTATGCGGTTGCGAGTGAAACGGGTTATTCTAATGCTTATATGGTTCAGGCTATTGCTGATCTTGATGGAGTGAGTCCATCAGCTGATAGAATTATGGATTATTATGCGGATAATAATTTATCGAAGGCACATTATACAATTTTAGCTCGAGGTATTTATATAGATGCTAATGGTGATCCAAAGGCTCAGCCTGGTATTTTTAAACAAAGAGAAGAGGCATACTCAGATGCATCTTATTATTCTTCATATAATTCGAGTGGATCACAAAGTAATGATTGTGACTATTTAGAAGAAGTTTACGGCATTGATTATTGTAATAAGTACTATTGA
- a CDS encoding glycosyltransferase family 2 protein, producing the protein MSFMINECSVVFPLYNEQNRVQKLVDQLVLDVDSNSKNYEIIFVLDGCVDKTFEYLTQRLKNNSTLSHTISVLETNLGKGGAIRYGFSIAKYDNLAFLDADLSIGIEDLSNALEKFKNISSAGLLVAQRQNVLQNKGHLNQQRRWASFFFRWLVSKLFFEKIIDTQAPLKIVRREKFKKVENSLKEKGYLFDIELYLEMKKNNFQIIEYPVLFWLNKDESKIRLFRDSVKMLKGIFVLKYRYMKK; encoded by the coding sequence ATGTCTTTTATGATTAATGAATGTTCTGTTGTTTTTCCATTATACAATGAGCAAAATCGTGTACAAAAATTGGTTGATCAACTTGTATTAGATGTAGATTCTAATTCAAAAAATTATGAAATTATTTTTGTATTAGATGGGTGTGTAGACAAAACTTTTGAATATTTGACCCAAAGATTAAAAAATAACTCAACCTTATCACATACAATTAGTGTTTTAGAAACCAATTTAGGTAAAGGTGGGGCAATTCGCTATGGTTTTAGTATTGCTAAGTATGACAACTTGGCATTTTTGGATGCAGATTTGTCCATAGGTATTGAAGATTTAAGCAATGCTTTGGAAAAGTTTAAAAATATTTCTTCAGCAGGATTACTGGTTGCTCAACGCCAGAATGTTTTGCAAAATAAAGGTCATTTAAACCAACAACGTAGATGGGCAAGCTTTTTTTTTCGTTGGTTGGTTTCAAAATTGTTTTTTGAAAAAATAATTGATACCCAAGCACCCTTAAAGATTGTTAGACGTGAAAAATTCAAAAAAGTTGAAAATTCTCTAAAAGAAAAAGGTTATTTGTTTGATATTGAGTTATATTTAGAAATGAAAAAAAATAATTTTCAAATTATTGAATATCCAGTACTATTCTGGCTGAACAAAGACGAGTCAAAAATTAGATTATTTAGAGATTCGGTAAAGATGCTCAAGGGAATTTTTGTACTAAAGTACAGATATATGAAAAAATAG
- the groL gene encoding chaperonin GroEL (60 kDa chaperone family; promotes refolding of misfolded polypeptides especially under stressful conditions; forms two stacked rings of heptamers to form a barrel-shaped 14mer; ends can be capped by GroES; misfolded proteins enter the barrel where they are refolded when GroES binds) — MSAKIISFGEEARKSVQNGVNILANAVKVTLGPRGRNVVVEKTFGSPTITKDGVTVAKEIEISDKFENMGAQMVKEVASKTSDSAGDGTTTATVLAQAIFQQGSKMVSAGSNPMDLKRGIDKAVEAIVGELKSISKTISENSEIAQVGTVSANGDKVIGDIIADAMDKVGKEGVITVEEAKSMETSLDVVEGMQFDRGYLSPYFVTDPERMECILDDPYILIHEKKISSMEELVPVLESIAKSNRPIVIIAEDIEGQALATLVVNKLRGSLKCAAIKAPGFGDRRKAMLEDIAVLTGGKCITEDLGIKLETISVEDLGQAKRVVIDKENTTIVDGVGTRDQIDARVKQIKSQIEASSSDYDREKLQERLAKMIGGVAVINVGAATETEMKEKKARVEDAMYATKAAVEEGIVPGGGTAYIRCLKALDKIEVTGDEKFGVDIIRKAVEAPLRQIAYNAGIEPSIVLSNVLNAKEASYGYNAGTEEYGDMIKMGIIDPTKVSRLALQNAASVASLLLTTEALIAEKPEDKKAAPAAPDMGGMGGMGGMY; from the coding sequence ATGTCAGCAAAAATTATAAGTTTTGGTGAAGAGGCAAGAAAGTCTGTTCAAAACGGTGTTAACATTTTAGCAAATGCAGTCAAAGTTACTTTAGGTCCACGTGGTCGTAACGTGGTGGTTGAAAAAACCTTTGGTAGCCCAACCATTACCAAAGATGGTGTAACCGTAGCTAAAGAAATAGAGATCTCAGATAAGTTTGAAAATATGGGCGCCCAAATGGTGAAAGAAGTTGCTTCAAAAACTTCTGACAGCGCTGGTGATGGTACAACAACAGCAACTGTTTTAGCACAGGCCATTTTTCAACAAGGTTCTAAAATGGTTTCAGCGGGTTCAAACCCAATGGATCTTAAACGTGGTATTGACAAAGCGGTAGAAGCGATTGTTGGTGAATTAAAATCCATTTCTAAAACCATTTCAGAAAACAGTGAAATTGCTCAAGTCGGTACAGTGTCTGCTAATGGTGACAAAGTTATTGGTGATATTATTGCTGATGCTATGGACAAAGTTGGTAAAGAAGGTGTGATCACAGTTGAAGAAGCTAAATCTATGGAAACAAGCTTAGATGTAGTGGAAGGTATGCAGTTTGATCGTGGTTATTTATCTCCTTACTTTGTAACTGATCCAGAAAGAATGGAATGTATTTTAGATGACCCATATATTTTAATTCACGAGAAAAAGATTTCTTCAATGGAAGAGTTGGTTCCTGTTTTAGAAAGTATTGCAAAATCTAACAGACCTATCGTTATCATTGCCGAAGATATTGAAGGTCAAGCTTTAGCTACTTTGGTAGTAAACAAGCTGCGTGGTTCATTAAAATGTGCTGCTATTAAAGCTCCAGGTTTTGGTGACAGAAGAAAAGCTATGTTAGAAGATATTGCCGTTTTAACCGGTGGTAAATGCATTACTGAAGATCTTGGTATTAAATTGGAAACCATTAGTGTAGAAGATCTAGGTCAAGCTAAACGCGTTGTAATTGACAAAGAGAACACAACCATTGTTGATGGTGTTGGAACTCGTGATCAAATTGATGCTCGTGTAAAACAAATCAAAAGCCAAATTGAGGCTTCTTCATCAGACTATGATAGAGAAAAGCTTCAAGAGCGTTTGGCTAAAATGATTGGTGGCGTAGCAGTAATCAATGTTGGCGCAGCAACTGAAACAGAAATGAAAGAGAAAAAAGCTAGAGTTGAAGATGCAATGTATGCAACCAAAGCTGCTGTTGAAGAAGGTATTGTGCCTGGCGGTGGAACAGCGTACATTAGATGTCTAAAAGCTTTAGATAAAATTGAAGTGACTGGTGATGAGAAATTTGGTGTGGATATCATCCGTAAAGCGGTTGAAGCCCCATTAAGACAAATTGCTTATAACGCTGGTATCGAGCCTTCAATTGTTCTTTCAAATGTGCTTAATGCTAAAGAAGCAAGTTATGGTTACAATGCAGGTACAGAAGAGTATGGTGATATGATCAAAATGGGTATCATTGATCCAACTAAAGTATCTCGTTTGGCATTACAAAATGCAGCATCTGTTGCTTCATTGTTATTAACAACAGAAGCATTGATTGCAGAAAAACCAGAAGACAAAAAAGCAGCGCCAGCTGCACCTGATATGGGTGGCATGGGTGGTATGGGCGGAATGTACTAA
- the groES gene encoding co-chaperone GroES — protein MNIRPLHDRVLVKRLDQEEKTQGGIIIPDSAKEKPMQGEVVSVGLGKVLEDGKTREMQVKAGDKVLFAKYAGTEVKIGGENHLIFSEDEILGIIEN, from the coding sequence ATGAATATTAGACCTTTACACGACCGTGTTCTTGTCAAAAGACTTGACCAAGAAGAAAAAACCCAAGGGGGTATCATTATTCCTGATTCAGCAAAAGAAAAACCAATGCAAGGTGAAGTTGTTTCTGTTGGATTGGGTAAAGTGTTAGAAGATGGTAAAACCCGTGAAATGCAAGTTAAAGCTGGGGACAAAGTTTTATTTGCAAAATATGCAGGGACTGAAGTGAAAATTGGTGGTGAAAATCACTTGATTTTTAGTGAAGATGAAATCTTAGGTATCATTGAAAATTAA
- a CDS encoding zinc ribbon domain-containing protein yields the protein MPLYDYQCLDCNKHFEVFCKVSDTADIKCAACGSLQVKKAVSAPSFQLKGGGWYKDGYASVQKSGSSSPQPTSEAKNQDSKSSETKSSS from the coding sequence ATGCCACTTTACGATTATCAATGTTTAGACTGTAACAAGCATTTTGAAGTATTTTGTAAAGTTTCTGATACTGCAGATATAAAATGTGCGGCCTGCGGGTCTTTACAGGTTAAAAAAGCAGTATCTGCACCTTCTTTTCAATTAAAAGGAGGGGGATGGTATAAAGATGGCTATGCCAGTGTGCAAAAGTCAGGCTCAAGCAGTCCACAGCCAACATCAGAAGCCAAAAACCAAGATAGTAAAAGTAGTGAGACAAAAAGTAGTAGTTAA
- a CDS encoding SET domain-containing protein-lysine N-methyltransferase, which produces MAFVLLFICPLIHAQNTEPDYQPFMQTLKTVLEEEGYLERLTSDQLKQLVTPNISERLQLSWVFKNEEKIVLKDAIHDLKPLANMLLARNLEKDELKTILKRKINSFKWLKQKKDRINYGNCQLNKHIRDNLAADNVEYSSELVTRHFYVITKTLVSQNRPSEKLLSHEYLDGLDLSEEDVLSRLRSKCRNLNIVIHDPNIPEFNFGKGMFATERIEAGTIIGRYTGELEGLVDDESYLMKNYGSIINAKKVGNHTRYINHSPTEANLELYYANDEGIVEPFLMTIKDIDPGQELLFNYGTEYQNSGFYPATPDTRKQ; this is translated from the coding sequence ATGGCTTTCGTATTATTGTTTATTTGCCCTCTTATTCATGCACAAAACACTGAACCAGACTATCAACCCTTCATGCAAACACTAAAAACTGTTCTTGAAGAAGAAGGCTATTTGGAAAGACTTACATCCGACCAATTGAAGCAACTTGTAACACCCAATATTAGTGAACGATTGCAATTATCTTGGGTTTTTAAAAATGAAGAAAAAATCGTTTTAAAAGACGCTATTCATGACTTAAAACCTCTTGCCAATATGCTCTTAGCCAGAAACCTTGAAAAAGATGAACTTAAGACAATTCTGAAAAGAAAAATAAACTCTTTTAAATGGTTGAAACAAAAAAAGGATCGAATAAACTATGGCAATTGCCAGTTAAATAAGCATATTCGTGATAACTTGGCCGCTGATAACGTTGAGTACAGTTCAGAACTTGTAACCAGACATTTTTATGTCATAACAAAAACCCTTGTCAGCCAAAATAGGCCTTCAGAAAAACTTTTATCGCATGAATATTTAGATGGTTTAGATTTGAGTGAGGAAGATGTTCTCTCGCGACTTCGTTCTAAATGCAGGAACCTAAACATTGTAATCCATGACCCAAACATACCTGAGTTTAACTTTGGGAAAGGGATGTTTGCCACGGAACGTATTGAAGCAGGTACCATCATTGGCCGTTATACCGGTGAATTGGAAGGACTTGTTGATGACGAGTCTTATCTTATGAAAAACTATGGCAGCATTATCAATGCCAAAAAGGTAGGTAATCATACCCGCTATATCAATCATTCTCCTACAGAAGCAAACCTAGAACTGTACTATGCTAACGATGAAGGCATCGTTGAACCTTTTTTAATGACCATCAAAGATATTGATCCTGGACAAGAGTTACTTTTCAATTACGGTACTGAGTATCAAAACTCCGGTTTTTATCCCGCAACACCAGATACAAGAAAGCAATAA